AGTCGAACTCCAGTTATTATTCCTTTATGTGAAATTTGACTTGTTTAAAAGATAAGAGAAAAACATGTTATATACTGTTCGAACAATTTCTAAACACATGTGCTTTGTAAAGGATATCACGAACACATAACATGCGTACACATTTACATCAAATTAGATGTAGACATGCACGTTTTATGTTTCTGCTTTAACATACAAACGATATATACGAACGATATTAACTTTTTTTTTAAAGATCCATATTAATATGATAACCATATTTCATTTGCAACAACAAAAAAAAAGTTTCGTCAAAAAAAAAAGTTTTTGATTTAATTTATAGGGTATACACCTATACGTGCACATGATCTAATTTATATTCACATAATTTTATATATACACTACATCCGATTATAAGACATGATATATGTAGTCAATTACGAAGCTGCCACATAATACGATGTATATTTTTCTAAAATATGTAACCGTAACGTTATTTTTTTGTTTATAAAAATCTATGCATGGTATCTGATTCGAGGGTATCCCTCCGTTTCAATTTACTTGTAATTTTCGTTTCAAAATAAGTATCGTTTTATAATTTCAATGCAAAATTTAATAATTTTGTATTTCAATATATTTTTTTATTGATTGAAACGTGATTAGATATATTGTTAATTATAGTTTTATCTAGTAAATATACAGAATTAATTGTTTTTTAATTTGTGTGTGTAAATCTAAAACGACAATTACCATGAAACGGATGGAGTATTACTTATAATTTTTATCATTCTAAGTCTTTTAACTCACACCTGTTATTATTGAATGTATAAATAATTTACGTTCCCCGGGAGAGAAAGATAATGTTTTTATTTGCACGTTGCAGAAGTTGATGTTATAATCAAATTTATTGCTACGTGCCTAATACATAAAGCAAGTATACATGAGAACCACATCAGATACGTTGTGCAAGCATTTATACAGAACCTAGTTTCTCACCAATCATATTAATTTCTGAAACCGCTATTTCAGTTAAACTATTCCATCGCTTCGTCAATTTAATGATAAAATAATCATCAGCCACAGTTTTATTGATCGACCTATGGGCTGTCTGATGCCATTCATCTAATAATCTACGAGCCGCCCACAAAGTAAAAGCCCACTACAAAAAAACAGCGGTATTCTGACGGACATTCTGACGGAAAATGAAATCTTCGGAATATCCCGAGGAAATTCCGAGGAAACACAAAATTTGGTTTCCTCAGAATTTCCTCGGAATATACCGACGGAATTCCGAGGAAATACTAATCCGTCGGAATATTCTTATGGAATACCGAGAAAAAAGTATTCCTCGGAAAAAACCGATGAATTCCGAGGATATATTATAGCCGTTAGAGATCCGTTGGGAGATTTTTAAAATTCCGAGGAAATTCCGACGAACTAGCCGTTGGCGTCGGAATTCCGTCGGAATTTCCTCGGGCTGTCGGTAGGATTTCAGCTATAAATACAAGCACCCCTCTTCCTCTTCATTCACTCCATATCTTCATCCTCCCTCTTACTCTCTTTACACACAAATTTGATTCATAAAAAACATGTGTTCTTCAAATTATTTTCGTTCTTGGATCGATCGACCTCATTTGGATCCGAACACGAGATTGCTTACGGAAGAATACCAACGAGGTATAACCGAATTCATGGGGTTAGTTCACCGACAACCNNNNNNNNNNNNNNNNNNNNNNNNNNNNNNNNNNNNNNNNNNNNNNNNNNNNNNNNNNNNNNNNNNNNNNNNNNNNNNNNNNNNNNNNNNNNNNNNNNNNNNNNNNNNNNNNNNNNNNNNNNNNNNNNNNNNNNNNNNNNNNNNNNNNNNNNNNNNNNNNNNNNNNNNNNNNNNNNNNNNNNNNNNNNNNNNNNNNNNNNNNNNNNNNNNNNNNNNNNNNNNNNNNNNNNNNNNNNNNNNNNNNNNNNNNNNNNNNNNNNNNNNNNNNNNNNNNNNNNNNNNNNNNNNNNNNNNNNNNNNNNNNNNNNNNNNNNNNNNNNNNNNNNNNNNNNNNNNNNNNNNNNNNNNNNNNNNNNNNNNNNNNNNNNNNNNNNNNNNNNNNNNNNNNNNNNNNNNNNNNNNNNNNNNNNNNNNNNNNNNNNNNNNNNNNNNNNNNNNNNNNNNNNNNNNNNNNNNNNNNNNNNNNNNNNNNNNNNNNNNNNNNNNNNNNNNNNNNNNNNNNNNNNNNNNNNNNNNNNNNNNNNNNNNNNNNNNNNNNNNNNNNNNNNNNNNNNNNNNNNNNNNNNNNNNNNNNNNNNNNNNNNNNNNNNNNNNNNNNNNNNNNNNNNNNNNNNNNNNNNNNNNNNNNNNNNNNNNNNNNNNNNNNNNNNNNNNNNNNNNNNNNNNNNNNNNNNNNNNNNNNNNNNNNNNNNNNNNNNNNNNNNNNNNNNNNNNNNNNNNNNNNNNNNNNNNNNNNNNNNNNNNNNNNNNNNNNNNNNNNNNNNNNNNNNNNNNNNNNNNNNNNNNNNNNNNNNNNNNNNNNNNNNNNNNNNNNNNNNNNNNNNNNNNNNNNNNNNNNNNNNNNNNNNNNNNNNNNNNNNNNNNNNNNNNNNNNNNNNNNNNNNNNNNNNNNNNNNNNNNNNNNNNNNNNNNNNNNNNNNNNNNNNNNNNNNNNNNNNNNNNNNNNNNNNNNNNNNNNNNNNNNNNNNNNNNNNNNNNNNNNNNNNNNNNNNNNNNNNNNNNNNNNNNNNNNNNNNNNNNNNNNNNNNNNNNNNNNNNNNNNNNNNNNNNNNNNNNNNNNNNNNNNNNNNNNNNNNNNNNNNNNNNNNNNNNNNNNNNNNNNNNNNNNNNNNNNNNNNNNNNNNNNNNNNNNNNNNNNNNNNNNNNNNNNNNNNNNNNNNNNNNNNNNNNNNNNNNNNNNNNNNNNNNNNNNNNNNNNNNNNNNNNNNNNNNNNNNNNNNNNNNNNNNNNNNNNNNNNNNNNNNNNNNNNNNNNNNNNNNNNNNNNNNNNNNNNNNNNNNNNNNNNNNNNNNNNNNNNNNNNNNNNNNNNNNNNNNNNNNNNNNNNNNNNNNNNNNNNNNNNNNNNNNNNNNNNNNNNNNNNNNNNNNNNNNNNNNNNNNNNNNNNNNNNNNNNNNNNNNNNNNNNNNNNNNNNNNNNNNNNNNNNNNNNNNNNNNNNNNNNNNNNNNNNNNNNNNNNNNNNNNNNNNNNNNNNNNNNNNNNNNNNNNNNNNNNNNNNNNNNNNNNNNNNNNNNNNNNNNNNNNNNNNNNNNNNNNNNNNNNNNNNNNNNNNNNNNNNNNNNNNNNNNNNNNNNNNNNNNNNNNNNNNNNNNNNNNNNNNNNNNNNNNNNNNNNNNNNNNNNNNNNNNNNNNNNNNNNNNNNNNNNNNNNNNNNNNNNNNNNNNNNNNNNNNNNNNNNNNNNNNNNNNNNNNNNNNNNNNNNNNNNNNNNNNNNNNNNNNNNNNNNNNNNNNNNNNNNNNNNNNNNNNNNNNNNNNNNNNNNNNNNNNNNNNNNNNNNNNNNNNNNNNNNNNNNNNNNNNNNNNNNNNNNNNNNNNNNNNNNNNNNNNNNNNNNNNNNNNNNNNNNNNNNNNNNNNNNNNNNNNNNNNNNNNNNNNNNNNNNNNNNNNNNNNNNNNNNNNNNNNAGAATTTTCCGAGGGTTCAAATTCCGAGGAAATGAACCCTCGGAATATACCGAGGGACTAGTTCCTCGGAATTTTCCGAGGGTTCAAATTCCGAGGAAATAAACCCTTGGAATATACCGAGGGACCCTTGTTCCTCGGAATTTTCCGAGGGTTCATTTCCTCGAAATTTTCTGATGAAAATTCCGAGGAACATTTCGTCGAAACTTCCGAGGTAAATTCCANNNNNNNNNNNNNNNNNNNNNNNNNNNNNNNNNNNNNNNNNNNNNNNNNNNNNNNNNNNNNNNNNNNNNNNNNNNNNNNNNNNNNNNNNNNNNNNNNNNNNNNNNNNNNNNNNNNNNNNNNNNNNNNNNNNNNNNNNNNNNNNNNNNNNNNNNNNNNNNNNNTCGGTATGTCGTCGGAATAACGTTATTCCGACGACATACCGACGATTTTTTCCCTCAGTATGTCGCTGTTTTTTTGTAGTGGCTACGCTATTCATATGTTGATAGTATTTTCCTAAAACTGATATATTATTATATTTGGAGATCAGTATATCTTGGAAGCATATGGTTACCTGATTATAAAATTTCACAACGGTAATAATTTTGGATGTAATGTAGAAATATTTATAACTTATTAATCGGTTATAAGATGGAAACTCACTAATCTGAACAATATACTAATTTATATAGTTTTGCTCGATTAATTATTTCAGATTACTTAGGGAAGAATGCAAAAATTAGTGATATTTATATATGGCGAAGATGAATATAATGGACCATAACTTTTAACTTATGTCACTAAGATAAGAGCCGCCCTTAAAGCGAAAGCCACATATTAGATGACAATTCCTTCTAGTTAATTAGTTTTAATGAAAACTAACTATCTATATAAAATAAGGGGTAACGAAGTCTTATAAACCTTCTATAAATAGGCACTCTTCAACGAAACTCAGCATTCACTTGAAAACTCTCAAACTACATAGCATTCTTACAACATTCTTCATTTCTTTAACAAACACTAAAAGAGAAAATGTCATCCATAGGAGCAAGTTACGCACCATTATATCTTATGCAGAAGCAGCTCAAGGAGAAGAAGAAGATCAAGAGAGAAAAGGAGAGAGCAGATGAAGCCCAAAGTCTCGCTGTCGGTGAAACCTCTTTGGACACAGGAAGGAAGTCTAACAGAATCTACCCTTCCCGCTCATCTTACAGTGAACACGAAGAGAGACCAAATCACAAGAGTAAAATCTAAAGTAAGGAAGAGGACTGATTCAGACATATCTCCATGTAACTTGTCTTTGTATGTAACATGTTTATATATGTGTGTATATGTGTATATTGGGATGGGTCTAAAACATATCTTGGTCTGTTTATATAAGGTCATATGTGAGTTACTTGTCTGAGTGTTAAAAGGTTGTTGTATGCAAAGATGTATATGTTAATGGATCTGTAGTCCAACTAAAATTTATGACGAGAGAATTTTACTTGACGATTGATAGTATTGGCTTTTCAGTACTTATTTATTGAACCAACAATAGTTCAAAGCTCCATAGAAGAAAAAAAAAAAAAGGAGATGGAGAGCAAAGAGGGTCCAGCACAATAAGTTCCAAGCAAAAGTCAAGTAAAAAAAACATAAAGTCTTCTCCTGCTTTCTAACACTAGATAATAGCCAAACCAAGTCCTCAACTTTTGTCCGCACTGAGAGCTAAATTCCCTAAGAAGCCTGCTACGAAAACAATGACATGAAATCACAACAAGAAGCAACCAAGATCACTTGTTGTTATTAGCCGCAAGTTTAGCTGCAACTTGGTCATCTGACAAGGGCAAGTAATATATCCTGGGGATAGCTTTTGTCTTCTTGAAAAGATCATCCAGTGTGACTATGGGAGCCTCTTGTTCCTCAGCAATTAGAGGAGGTGGCGGAGGAAGACGTTCAATGACTGGAGGTGCTTTTGCCAAAGGCGGTGGTGGTGGCAAAGTAGTTGCTGGTGGGCGAGAAGGAGCCTGAGCCTGTGGCTGAGGCTTAGCCTGAGGAGGAGGAGGAGGTTCCAGTTTCGCCTTCACTTCTTCTGATCCAACAAATTCAGCTGTCAGAAGGCGGCCTCCGTTGGTAGGCCACTGGAGGTTATACACTGCTTCTCTTGTTGCTGCCGCTTCTTCAACTGAAGAATACTGCATTCACACCACGACAACAATCAGTTACAAGACATTATTTTCGTAAACCGAAAAGATTGAAGAAGCGGTCTTACAGATACATAGCAGTGGGTCTTAATGCTGTCCATCCAGAAACTAGTGACGTTTCCAGTTTTGCCCAGAAGCTCTTGAACAGCTTTCAGTGTGAACGGCCTAAGGAAACGATCAATCCTCAGGGAATCCGTAGGCTCCTTCGACGATGGAGGAACTGCCAACAAATATTGAGCACATATATTATAAAAAAACGAACAAGAGATGGAAACATACATATAGCCATATAGAGGGATGAAGGTTTACATACCCACACGTTCCTTGGGTCCATCCTCACTAACCGAAGAGTCAGAACGGGAGAAGTCACGCTTCAGACCAGTTGACCTCGGTGTTGTAGTGGGTGCCGCCACGCTATTAGTGGCCTGTTCTTCAGGAACTTTAACACTCCCAGAGTTCCATCTGCGTTGCCTTTTCACAGGCTCATTGTTTCCAACAGCTTCTTGATCTACAATGAGGTAAAAAGCAAAAAGATTCCATCATATCTAGCCATAACACACAAAAGATGGAACAATGAGAAATGAGAAGCCGTACCATTACCAGGAAGCTTTCTCTTGTCAGATACCACAAGTGGATGGCTTTTGTTTTCAGGGGTTTCCACTTTCCCAGCATCCACAATATCGTTTTTCTCAGACTTATCCACCACTTCATGAGATGTAACTGATTCGGTTTGCTTGGACTCAGGCTCATCCTCCATAGATTCATCACCAGAACTTCTATCTAAATTCAACTTCTCTGAGTCGCCTGCATCGATATTATTATTATTTCCTTTGGTCATATCTGCTGCATTAGCAGCATCACTGACAACTCCACCTCCAACAGAAACCTTCTCGACATCCATTGGATGCGATTCACCAATGACTGTTGATGGCTCTTGGGACTTACTAACATTTTGTTCTAATTTGACATCATCAGCAGCAATTTCGTTATCCATTTTTTCATTAGTTGGCACAGAATCAGTAGAAATACAATCAGATTTTACCTCATACCCTGTAACAACAGATACCTGGTTGTCCGTAGCAGCTTTTTCAAGCTCCGAATCTGTAGGTTGGGCCTTATTAGACGCCTCATCAGCAACTAGTGCATCAGTTGCAGTCACACCAGATCCCACTCCATCTTTCACATCTGCAAACTCAGGCTCTTGTAGCTTCGCATCATCAACCACTGAACTATCAAGACCAGCTACTTCTCTAACATCATCAAGGCCACCAGCGTTAACCTCTGGTTTAGAAACCACCGGAGGTGGCGTTGTCCCAATCGCAGCCGATGCTTCAGTTGTTGACTTAACCACAGTTGGTTCTGGAGTTGTCTCAGCTGCAGATAGAGTGGTGTCAATGCTGAATGCCGCTTCAGCTAGAGCAACAGGAGTGGTTTGCATCTGATCTGGTGTAACGTTACCTCCAGTTGCATTAGTAATCTCAGCCTGTTGATTCGCTGCCACAGTAGCAGCAGTATTGAGGCTCTGAGACTCTTGTTGCTCAGCACGAAGGGCGTCATCAAGACGCCTAACCAAATCAACCTTCAAGCCTTGTGTAGTGAGTCTCCGTCTCTTAAGCTCTTCCTTCAGCTCCGTAACCTTCCACTTGTCAATTGGGCGGTTGTCCAAGATTGGAAAAGGTGATGACGACATCTTCAGTCTATGAGACAAGACAAAAAAAAAAAATCAATATAAAATCCAAGAAGCTATAGATATATAAAGTAGGGGAATGAAAGCTCCTCTCTTAATCCAAATTAGCCAACAAAAACAAATCAGATGAATAGCAATGCAACGAAACAAAAATCGACAATTTTTCAACGAACCCGATAGGAAAGAGATAAACTTTTTGATATGACTTACATTGAATTGGCCTGAGACTTGTTGATATGCGTGAACGAACGCTTGGAACTGTGTAGAACCCTAAATTTGTAAAAGAAGGAGAAGAACGATTAGAGAAGCCAATGATCAAAACCCACCACGGAAGATTACAAATTTTCACTCTTCCAGCTCAAATCAGGCGAAAAGAATTCAACTTTCTTTTAATCAAACCCAGAGAAAGAAGACAAACCTGAGAAACGAAATCTAGACGATACGAAACGGAGAGAGAGAGAGAGAGAGGAGTGTGAGTGATTCTAAACGAGACGAACAGATAAAGCGTACATTGGGAATCTTCTATCCCGTCTTTACTTTCTGGATAAGGAATCAAAATTTGGGAAATTTGGAAGAGGAGGAGGCGAAGGATGAATTTCTAGGGTTCTTGTTCGTCGGCTGTTTTTTGATAACGGGGAAAAAAAATCGAGGACTAGAAGTGAAGGGGTTGTACAATAAATACTATTAAATTCCTATTGAAATGTCGAAAGTACCCTTGATAGTCAAGTGCTTCATACGGCGTCGTATCACCTAAACGTTGTCGTTTTAACGCCGAAACGCGCTTCATATCGCTTCATACGGCGTCGGTTTTAATGCCAAAAGGAGAGAATAATTTAGTCACCGGAAAGCTCTCCCAAGTCGTCTCCGTTTGGGTTCTTGACGAGGAGAGCAAACGCCAGAATGCTGCGGAAGTATGTTTCCTCAACCCTATAAAATCGTATAATCGATTTGAGTTTTCCGATGGAGATACCTCAGTGCTGTACCGATTCTCTTGTTGTAGCAAAATCAAATTCGCGTAGGTTTAGGATCTCTCGAAAATTGAGGGTTATTGTGATTTGATTCATTGTGAATCTTAATGTGTGATTGATCATTTGATTAGGTCTGTTCTCGAGCTGTCGATAAAGAGGTTCCCGAGGAATCTGGGAGCTCAGGTGAGTATGCATGCATGTACTGGTGATTCTTGTTTTTTAGTATACGTTTGTTTCTGATTGTGTTTGTTGGCTTGCCTCAGAGATCTCATTTGAGAAAGGCCTCCTCTACTTCTGGTAAAAATGGTGTCCCTGGAGCTAAACCTGTAGGGAAACCAGATGGCTCCAAAGGTGGTTCTTCGAAAGTGGTTATTGGAGGCGCTGCCATCGCTGGTGCGTTTCTGTTAGCGTATCAGACTGGCTATTTGGATCAGTATCTCGGGAATGAAAAGCAGAAATTAAGCGAGCCTGTTAAGTCTGATGCTGCTGTCACTGTAAAACTGGAGGAGTCTCATCATTCGAGTGTATCTCCCGGTGTTGAAGATTCTGCTGGGATTGGCTCATCAGTGGATGGTAAAGCTGAAACGCAACCTGAGGTGCAGAGTGATATAGAAGTGCTACCCGAGTCTGATCCAACACCTGACCGTTACACATATGTTTCTACACCTCCAGAAAATGTTGTTGATAAAGCAGAGAAAAGCTTCCCTCTTTCTTCGGATGACTCGAAAACTAAGTCTGATGCGTCCCCAGAAATTATTTCAGAGGCAGAAAATGTGAGGATGGAAGCTGTACCAAAACCTGAGGACAGTACTGTTATTAGTGCCCAGCCTGGTTCGGTTCTTAATGAAAGTGAAGTGGAATCTGCCGCACCAAAGGATCCTGCCACTGAAAAGGCATCTGAGGTACTAAATTTTCCTTTTGTTGAAATTGAAAGAGAAATATATTATAGGTTAAAATGCAGCAGATGAATGCCTCAGAGCTCCCTTTTTTTCATGCATTTCATACATTTTTTTGTCCCTTAGAATCCAATAAGGAGAATATTCAGCCTCTTGAAAGACCGGCTAACTATCTATCTCGATAGAATTTTTATTAGACTCGCAATTATCACTTATCTCTTACAATCTATGAAAGGTTCGAGCAAATCTTGTAGTACAGACATGATTTGTCCGTAAAAGTCTTAACATTACGTACCTAATTGAAGGATAAGACTCCTCTTGCGGAAGTTACGTTTTTCCTAATTGATATTTTTTTTCCTGCATAAACAAAGAAGGTTTGATGTTAATCTCTAATCAATCCTTCTCTTACAGGATGGCATTGAGCGGGAAGTAAAAACGCCAGGTTCTCTCCTTAAGGAATACAATCTAGACGGTAATGGTACTGAAAGCAATGGAA
The DNA window shown above is from Brassica oleracea var. oleracea cultivar TO1000 chromosome C3, BOL, whole genome shotgun sequence and carries:
- the LOC106335123 gene encoding uncharacterized protein LOC106335123, giving the protein MSSIGASYAPLYLMQKQLKEKKKIKREKERADEAQSLAVGETSLDTGRKSNRIYPSRSSYSEHEERPNHKSKI
- the LOC106335122 gene encoding apoptotic chromatin condensation inducer in the nucleus-like isoform X2; amino-acid sequence: MSSSPFPILDNRPIDKWKVTELKEELKRRRLTTQGLKVDLVRRLDDALRAEQQESQSLNTAATVAANQQAEITNATGGNVTPDQMQTTPVALAEAAFSIDTTLSAAETTPEPTVVKSTTEASAAIGTTPPPVVSKPEVNAGGLDDVREVAGLDSSVVDDAKLQEPEFADVKDGVGSGVTATDALVADEASNKAQPTDSELEKAATDNQVSVVTGYEVKSDCISTDSVPTNEKMDNEIAADDVKLEQNVSKSQEPSTVIGESHPMDVEKVSVGGGVVSDAANAADMTKGNNNNIDAGDSEKLNLDRSSGDESMEDEPESKQTESVTSHEVVDKSEKNDIVDAGKVETPENKSHPLVVSDKRKLPDQEAVGNNEPVKRQRRWNSGSVKVPEEQATNSVAAPTTTPRSTGLKRDFSRSDSSVSEDGPKERVVPPSSKEPTDSLRIDRFLRPFTLKAVQELLGKTGNVTSFWMDSIKTHCYVSYSSVEEAAATREAVYNLQWPTNGGRLLTAEFVGSEEVKAKLEPPPPPQAKPQPQAQAPSRPPATTLPPPPPLAKAPPVIERLPPPPPLIAEEQEAPIVTLDDLFKKTKAIPRIYYLPLSDDQVAAKLAANNNK
- the LOC106335122 gene encoding apoptotic chromatin condensation inducer in the nucleus-like isoform X1; amino-acid sequence: MSSSPFPILDNRPIDKWKVTELKEELKRRRLTTQGLKVDLVRRLDDALRAEQQESQSLNTAATVAANQQAEITNATGGNVTPDQMQTTPVALAEAAFSIDTTLSAAETTPEPTVVKSTTEASAAIGTTPPPVVSKPEVNAGGLDDVREVAGLDSSVVDDAKLQEPEFADVKDGVGSGVTATDALVADEASNKAQPTDSELEKAATDNQVSVVTGYEVKSDCISTDSVPTNEKMDNEIAADDVKLEQNVSKSQEPSTVIGESHPMDVEKVSVGGGVVSDAANAADMTKGNNNNIDAGDSEKLNLDRSSGDESMEDEPESKQTESVTSHEVVDKSEKNDIVDAGKVETPENKSHPLVVSDKRKLPGNDQEAVGNNEPVKRQRRWNSGSVKVPEEQATNSVAAPTTTPRSTGLKRDFSRSDSSVSEDGPKERVVPPSSKEPTDSLRIDRFLRPFTLKAVQELLGKTGNVTSFWMDSIKTHCYVSYSSVEEAAATREAVYNLQWPTNGGRLLTAEFVGSEEVKAKLEPPPPPQAKPQPQAQAPSRPPATTLPPPPPLAKAPPVIERLPPPPPLIAEEQEAPIVTLDDLFKKTKAIPRIYYLPLSDDQVAAKLAANNNK